From the genome of Carcharodon carcharias isolate sCarCar2 chromosome 34, sCarCar2.pri, whole genome shotgun sequence, one region includes:
- the LOC121272523 gene encoding homeodomain-interacting protein kinase 4-like produces MSVIHSETDIYDIIQILGKGTFGEVAKCWKRSTGHFVAIKILKSDSYRARIIKNELKMLRVLGSVDPDQYHFIRFFECFHDDIKSYLVFELMEQNIFEFQKENNFALLPARHIRTITTQVLRALQKLKDLSIIHADLKPENIMIIDQKRFPFRVKVIDFGSASIFHEVRYVKEPYIQSRFYRSPEILLGLPFCEKVDMWSLGCVMAELHLGWPLYPGNSEYDQIRYIVETQGLPKDHLLNAATKANHFFRRNPRQHSAHQWQLKCASDYQAETMVQPLERRKYVLKSLDQLETINITKTVFPDDEVIAEFHDRKNMVELIKRMLTLDSHERITPSAALKHPFVTIQQLKMTHEHTKYYDLSIQGLNAALNCDRRVLTDRHYYNEAYYPNSDYYECRQAHHIPSISSMQRAIDKMDSLTIEEPGALSMWPEGAGNAGYQPSTSKAGSSTCLPHSYHQGACCRASHPAHRHRKEPVMGYFANRCGMKQRKAPHHSQSDPNFGNVILLGQEPSTEVINWEEEETEAIFSTPSSSAQEAKRPEELLDTKEPSGPEVNLVKVLGKREGLPGCSGGIQLYHRLIKCFIGKGAVAKKRFRHLVPGTEHSAPGALYK; encoded by the exons ATGTCTGTCATCCATTCTGAAACAGACATCTACGACATTATTCAGATCCTGGGCAAAGGGACATTTGGTGAGGTGGCAAAATGCTGGAAGAGGAGCACTGGCCATTTCGTCGCCATCAAGATTCTCAAAAGTGACTCGTACCGAGCTCGAATCatcaaaaatgaattaaaaatgttgagagtgctgggatcagtggatcCTGATCAATACCACTTCATCCGATTCTTTGAGTGCTTCCATGATGACATCAAGTCATACCTAGTCTTTGAGCTCATGGAGCAGAACATATTTGAGTTTCAGAAGGAGAACAACTTTGCCCTCCTCCCAGCCAGGCACATTCGGACGATTACCACCCAGGTCCTGAGGGCACTCCAGAAACTAAAGGACCTGTCAATCATCCACGCTGACCTCAAGCCAGAGAATATCATGATCATTGATCAGAAGCGATTCCCTTTCCGTGTGAAAGTGATCGATTTTGGATCTGCAAGCATATTTCACGAGGTGCGGTACGTTAAAG AACCATACATCCAATCCCGGTTTTATCGCTCGCCCGAGATTCTCCTTGGTCTTCCTTTCTGTGAGAAGGTGGACATGTggtccctgggctgtgtgatggCTGAACTACACCTGGGCTGGCCCCTCTACCCCGGCAACAGCGAGTACGACCAGATCCGGTACATCGTTGAGACGCAAGGTCTGCCCAAGGACCACCTCCTGAACGCAGCCACCAAGGCAAACCATTTCTTCAGAAGGAACCCCCGGCAGCATTCAGCCCACCAGTGGCAACTCAAGTGCGCCTCCGATTATCAGGCCGAGACCATGGTTCAGCCGCTGGAGAGGAGGAAGTACGTCCTGAAGTCTTTGGACCAACTGGAGACTATTAACATCACCAAGACGGTCTTTCCAGACGATGAGGTCATTGCTGAGTTCCACGATCGCAAAAATATGGTGGAGCTCATCAAAAGGATGCTTACTTTGGACTCTCATGAGCGTATCACGCCCAGCGCAGCCCTGAAGCATCCCTTTGTCACCATACAGCAGCTCAAAATGACTCACGAACACACAAAGTATTACGACCTATCCATCCAAGGGCTCAACGCAGCTCTGAACTGCGACAGGAGGGTTCTGACTGACCGACATTACTACAACGAGGCCTACTATCCGAACTCTGATTACTATGAGTGTCGGCAGGCCCACCATATCCCCAGCATCAGCTCAATGCAGAGGGCCATTGACAAGATGGACAGCTTGACCATCGAGGAGCCGGGAGCCCTGAGCATGTGGCCTGAGGGAGCAGGAAATGCGGGATACCAGCCTTCAACCTCAAAGGCCGGCAGTTCCACATGCCTGCCCCATTCATACCACCAGGGGGCTTGCTGTAGGGCCAGTCACCCTGCTCACCGGCATAGGAAAGAACCAGTCATGGGCTACTTCGCCAACCGATGTGGAATGAAGCAGCGAAAGGCTCCTCACCATTCCCAGTCAGATCCTAATTTTGGGAATGTGATCCTGCTCGGGCAGGAACCTTCCACGGAGGTCATTAACTGGGAGGAGGAAGAAACGGAGGCCATTTTTTCCACACCCTCGTCCTCAGCACAAGAAGCAAAGAGGCCCGAGGAGCTTCTGGACACCAAAGAACCTTCAGGTCCCGAGGTAAACCTGGTGAAAGTACTTGGCAAACGTGAGGGGTTGCCAGGGTGTTCAGGTGGCATCCAGCTCTACCATCGGTTAATCAAGTGCTTTATTGGCAAAGGTGCAGTGG CCAAAAAACGATTCCGACATTTGGTGCctggaactgaacacagtgctccaggtgctcTGTACAAATGA